A window of the Gemmatimonadales bacterium genome harbors these coding sequences:
- a CDS encoding Smr/MutS family protein: protein MPRRTRQPTFDSRDALLDGPATTLDLHGDTVAAARARVVQLLAARVRTDPGSRVHIVTGKGRGSGPEGPRLRPMVAGLLKGECARYVRDWDRDADDGGFRVLLR from the coding sequence ATGCCCCGCCGCACCCGCCAGCCCACCTTCGACAGCCGCGACGCACTCCTCGACGGCCCCGCGACCACGCTGGACCTCCACGGCGACACGGTGGCGGCGGCCCGCGCCCGCGTGGTGCAGCTCCTCGCCGCGAGAGTGCGCACCGATCCGGGCAGCCGCGTGCACATCGTCACGGGCAAGGGCAGGGGCTCGGGGCCCGAGGGGCCCAGGCTCCGGCCCATGGTGGCCGGCCTCCTCAAGGGCGAGTGCGCCAGGTACGTCAGGGATTGGGACCGCGACGCGGACGACGGCGGATTCCGGGTGCTGCTGCGATGA
- a CDS encoding PD-(D/E)XK nuclease family protein: MPKLDLVVGRDPRALLEHAAGGFLAPLHGTLERPFPTPPYLLALRQGGIRDDLIALAGERGVQGWFDPPLCVFGELPEWLGRTARQPCGDFARAALLADVLRRSAGTVFERPGRVEYFLDHVERLFGELVGEDVAPEQLRAALATLAGRDAFEEARDRELAAAYALYLEELAKAGLRDGRDALADSARAIAADPQALARTLGGRREIRIFGLADLRGGWRPLLRALAASPVLDRVAVYSADAVALEPALAGTTTRLEGRAPVASFSLIPAPEIDGELEAVALRVRRLLDAGTPPDRVAVVSRDARPHMDIALRALARCGVPVTARRRYAYLEIPVVRAVLAVFAAAAEGWPRHRLIELADQPYLRGLLDGRIVNFIGYRRRVEGLARWTAALTALEEEAKAREDPARRDADEHARWVPPSRRVAEASARFARFTAHVAALDGSRPLAEWLAWLQAFLAADAWKIRDKARDVPGERYDIARLDLAGWRGLERIVREWREATERWEPGPGAALDVAAFHRRLVAMLDADAALWTESDRGVRVLEGLAAAYRSFDHVFVVGMDAGRFPKPMPSSPLYAEPEREALRRAGLPLDLRADWDQREHGLFRALVAAAGRSLTLSYVALDEFGAQRIESAFVEELGAAARREPLEGEALDGVLRAVPLHRAPEVAARAHHAATVEASRAAGLESPHNGLVTDPALVAWLGVEFGDGRLWSPTQLESYAKCPWAYFSGRLLHVEKLEDPDEDIDPIERGNVLHDALRRFYEAARRKLKQPVLLLPGTEEWAVPLMRASLEEALEAAKAKVWLGHPALAEAKRQELLRIVEDYLAWEIKDNGQLDSKRAKKSLRILRTAVDAHELPFDEVVLERDGIRFRFRGRIDRVEVGVDPRVDARGFVAAVDYKSSRNGVPGAGDPAAWDDGVMLQLPLYATALLSLMPDAKISRVEYRTLRGGADKVPLQLVVVEGDKLALDTEGAARMGGALDAVVRHVTAVRGGAFPVRPAPSCGCPPFCHAWDICRVPGGPRTKWDR, translated from the coding sequence GTGCCGAAGCTAGACCTCGTCGTCGGCCGCGACCCCCGCGCGCTCCTCGAGCACGCGGCCGGCGGCTTCCTCGCGCCGCTCCACGGGACGCTCGAGCGGCCGTTCCCCACGCCGCCGTATCTGCTGGCCCTGCGCCAGGGCGGCATCCGCGACGACCTGATCGCACTCGCGGGCGAGCGCGGCGTGCAGGGCTGGTTCGATCCGCCGCTGTGCGTGTTCGGCGAGCTGCCCGAGTGGCTCGGCCGGACGGCCCGCCAGCCGTGCGGCGACTTCGCCCGCGCGGCGCTTCTGGCCGACGTGCTGCGCCGGAGCGCGGGCACCGTGTTCGAGCGGCCCGGCCGGGTCGAGTACTTCCTCGACCACGTCGAGCGCCTGTTCGGCGAGCTGGTGGGCGAGGACGTGGCGCCGGAGCAGCTCCGCGCCGCCCTGGCCACGCTCGCGGGCCGCGACGCGTTCGAGGAGGCGCGCGACCGGGAGCTGGCCGCCGCCTACGCGCTCTACCTCGAGGAGCTGGCGAAGGCCGGCCTGCGCGACGGACGCGACGCGCTGGCCGACAGCGCCCGCGCCATCGCCGCCGACCCGCAGGCGCTCGCCCGGACGCTCGGCGGCCGACGCGAGATCCGCATCTTCGGCCTCGCCGACCTCCGGGGCGGCTGGCGGCCGCTCCTCAGGGCCCTGGCGGCGAGCCCCGTCCTCGACCGCGTCGCCGTCTACAGCGCCGACGCCGTCGCGCTCGAGCCCGCGCTCGCGGGCACCACGACCCGGCTCGAGGGTCGCGCCCCGGTCGCGTCGTTCTCGCTGATCCCCGCGCCCGAGATCGACGGCGAGCTGGAGGCCGTCGCGCTCCGCGTGCGCCGGCTGCTCGACGCCGGCACGCCGCCCGACCGCGTGGCCGTGGTCTCGCGCGACGCCCGGCCCCACATGGACATCGCGCTGCGCGCGCTGGCGCGCTGCGGCGTCCCGGTCACCGCGCGCCGCCGCTACGCCTACCTCGAGATCCCGGTGGTGCGCGCGGTGCTGGCCGTCTTCGCCGCCGCGGCCGAGGGCTGGCCGCGGCACCGGCTGATCGAGCTGGCCGACCAGCCGTACCTGCGCGGCCTCCTCGACGGCCGGATCGTCAACTTCATCGGCTACCGCCGCCGCGTCGAAGGGCTGGCGCGCTGGACGGCCGCGCTGACCGCGCTGGAAGAGGAGGCGAAGGCGCGGGAGGATCCGGCGCGCCGCGACGCGGACGAGCACGCGCGCTGGGTGCCGCCCTCGCGCCGGGTGGCGGAGGCCTCCGCGCGGTTCGCCCGGTTCACCGCGCACGTCGCCGCGCTCGACGGCTCGCGCCCGCTCGCCGAGTGGCTGGCCTGGCTGCAGGCGTTCCTCGCCGCCGACGCCTGGAAGATCCGGGACAAGGCTCGCGACGTGCCCGGCGAGCGGTACGACATCGCGCGGCTCGACCTCGCCGGCTGGCGCGGGCTCGAGCGCATCGTGCGCGAGTGGCGCGAGGCCACGGAGCGGTGGGAGCCGGGGCCGGGAGCCGCACTCGACGTCGCGGCGTTCCACCGGCGGCTGGTGGCGATGCTCGACGCCGACGCCGCCCTGTGGACCGAGTCGGACCGCGGGGTGCGCGTGCTCGAGGGGCTCGCCGCCGCCTACCGCTCCTTCGACCACGTGTTCGTCGTCGGGATGGACGCCGGCCGCTTCCCGAAGCCGATGCCCTCCTCGCCCCTCTACGCCGAGCCCGAGCGCGAGGCGCTGCGCAGGGCGGGCCTCCCGCTCGACCTGCGCGCGGACTGGGACCAGCGCGAGCACGGCCTGTTCCGGGCGCTGGTGGCGGCCGCCGGCCGCTCGCTCACGCTGAGCTACGTCGCGCTGGACGAGTTCGGCGCGCAGCGGATCGAGTCCGCGTTCGTGGAGGAGCTGGGCGCGGCGGCGCGGCGCGAGCCGCTCGAGGGCGAGGCGCTCGACGGCGTGCTCCGCGCCGTGCCGCTCCACCGCGCGCCGGAGGTCGCCGCGCGCGCGCACCATGCCGCCACCGTCGAGGCATCGCGCGCGGCGGGCCTGGAGTCGCCCCACAACGGGCTGGTCACCGACCCGGCGCTGGTGGCGTGGCTGGGCGTGGAGTTCGGCGACGGCCGGCTGTGGAGCCCGACCCAGCTCGAGTCGTACGCCAAGTGCCCGTGGGCCTACTTCTCGGGCCGGCTGCTGCACGTCGAGAAGCTGGAGGACCCGGACGAGGACATCGACCCCATCGAGCGCGGCAACGTGCTCCACGACGCGCTGCGCCGCTTCTACGAGGCGGCGAGGCGGAAGCTGAAGCAACCGGTGCTGCTGCTGCCGGGCACGGAGGAGTGGGCGGTGCCGCTGATGCGCGCCTCGCTGGAGGAGGCGCTGGAGGCGGCGAAGGCGAAGGTGTGGCTCGGCCATCCCGCGCTGGCCGAGGCCAAGCGCCAGGAGCTGCTGCGCATCGTCGAGGACTACCTGGCCTGGGAGATCAAGGACAACGGCCAGCTCGACAGCAAGCGCGCCAAGAAGAGCCTCAGGATCCTGCGCACCGCCGTGGATGCGCACGAGCTGCCGTTCGACGAGGTCGTGCTCGAGCGCGACGGCATCCGGTTCCGGTTCCGCGGCCGGATCGACCGCGTCGAGGTCGGCGTGGACCCGCGGGTGGACGCGCGGGGCTTCGTCGCGGCGGTGGACTACAAGAGCAGCAGGAACGGCGTGCCCGGCGCCGGGGATCCGGCCGCGTGGGACGACGGCGTGATGCTGCAGCTCCCGCTGTACGCGACCGCGCTCCTCTCGCTGATGCCGGACGCGAAGATCTCCCGCGTCGAGTACCGCACGCTGCGGGGCGGCGCGGACAAGGTGCCGCTGCAGCTGGTGGTGGTGGAGGGCGACAAGCTCGCGCTCGACACCGAGGGCGCGGCGCGGATGGGCGGCGCCCTCGACGCCGTGGTGCGCCACGTCACGGCGGTGCGCGGCGGCGCCTTCCCCGTCCGGCCCGCGCCGTCGTGCGGGTGCCCGCCGTTCTGCCACGCGTGGGACATCTGCCGGGTGCCCGGCGGCCCGCGCACCAAGTGGGACCGGTGA